A window of Macrotis lagotis isolate mMagLag1 chromosome 1, bilby.v1.9.chrom.fasta, whole genome shotgun sequence genomic DNA:
ACCCAGGCCAGCTTGGATGGTGCACAGAATATATCTGTTTCACTATAGTGGGAGGAAGTGCCATTCGTTAAGTGAGCTAGTCAGTGGGAAGTCCCATCCTACAGAGCCACCGAATATTTGAGGGTGTCCTGAGAAACTTTATGATTTCCAGAAAAATTTCAATCCATTTTCAGGGCTTCTTGCTGTGGATAAAATATGGGATATCTAATAAGGTCTGTGCTGCAGAGACAGGCATTTCCTCATTAATTAGATCCATAAATTTTAACTCCAGGAAGACTTCGCCAATGGCCAGACAGTTATAAGCTTTGGCTGAAGGCCTTCCCACAAGGATGACTTCGAAAAGACTTCTTTTCAGTGAGAATATTATTGTGTCTAGTGATCTCCATCTTCCAGAGAAAGGTGGGCCCTCATCACAcacttttatgtattttctcCATTATGACTCCTTCATGTGAAGAGATGTTCTTAGGCTGAAGGGCTTCCCAGCAGATTCCATGTGGAACTTGATCTTTAGATGAATTTTCTGTTGCCTAACCCATTTTGTGCTCCATTTGTATgcctttccacattcattctCTGATGGGAAATAAGGGAAGACTTTAGTCTCATGATTTTCCATGGTGATGATATTAATTAGGTTTATCCTCTATAATGAATTCCATGAcaggagagaaatgattatttttcccatttttaataacCAAATATTGAGTTAGGGCTAAACATCTCCCCGATTGCATTCATAAGTTTCACTCCAGGGCGAGTTTACTAATAGCTACAAAATTGGATGGGCATCTTAAAGCCTTTCCATATTGTTCACATTGCTACGGTTTCCCTCCAGTCTGGATTCTCTGATTTACAGAAAGACAGGAACTTTTTCTggaagtctttccacactgattacattcaaaagACTTCTCTCCTGTGTGCATTCTCTGATGATCATGAAGAGAGGAGCTTTCTTGGagagcctttccacattgattacattcacaGGGTTTGATGACACTGTGGATTATCTGATGTGTACTAAGATTGGAGCTTTGTCTAgtgtttctctccagtgtggattctttgATGTATAACAAGACTGGAGCTTGTTGTGTAaatctttccacactgattacctTCATTATGGCTTCTCCTCTCTGTGGAATTTATGGTGTGCAGCAAGACCGGAGTTCTgactgaaagtctttccacactaaTTACATTGATAAGGTTTCTTTTCAGTGTGGGTTCTGAGATGCAAGGTAAGATGGCTGCGCCGTGTGAAACTCCTTCCACAATAttgacattcataaggtttctccccggTATGGACtctctgatgtacagtaagaCCCGAGCTGTgtgtgaaagcctttccacattgattacattgaTAAGGTTTCTCTCCTCTGTGGATCCTCTGATGTACAGTAAGACTGGAGCTGTGAGTGAGtatctttccacattgattacattcataaagtttctctccagtgtgaattctcttaTGAACTGCAAGACTAGAACTCTGTGTGAAAGTCATTCCACACTGAATACATTGATAAGACTTCCTTTCACTGTGGGTTTTCTGATGTGCAGCAAGATTGGGGCTCTGTGAGAAAGTCTTTCCACACAGATTACAttgataaggtttctctccagtgtggattcttaGATGTAAGGTAAGATTGCTGCACCGTGTGAAACTCTTTCCACAATGttcacattcataaggtttctcaccTCTGTGGATTCTCTGGTGTTCTACAAGATGGCAGCGCCATGTGAAaccctttccacattgattacattgataaggtttttctccagtgtgaattctctgatgtttagcAAGATAGGAATTGAttctgaaagcctttccacattgattacattgataaggtttctctccagtgtgaattctctgatgttcagcAAGACAGGAATTTTTTCGGAAAggctttccacattgattacattgataaggtttctctccagtgtggattgtCTGATGCATGTCAAGACTGGAGCTACGAATAAAGGACTTTTCACAGTGATTACATTCATAtagtttctctccagtgtggattctctggtGTGTACGAAGATTATCACTGCGCCTGAAAGTCTTCTCACACAGATTACATtgataaggtttctctcctgtatgCATTCTGTGATGTAAAGTAAGACTGGAGCTCCTtatgaaagcctttccacactgattacattgataaggtttctccccagtgtgaattctctggtgtaCAGCAAGGTTGGAGTTAcgaatgaaagtctttccacatttatTACACTCATAAGATTTTGCTCCAGTGTGCATTTTCTGATGTTCAGTGAAACTGTAGCTTCTTtgacaagtctttccatgttgaGCATATTCACCATCTTCCTCTATACTGTGGAGAAGCTCATGGTTACGAAGATGAGTCCTCTCTTCACCATAAGCAGTAAAGTCACACCAAGAGATCATTTTCAGATTATCACTCATTTCATCACACTTGGTCTCAGCATCTGATGgaaacaaacacatacacacatatatgtacgaGGACACCCTCTTCCTCCTGGCATAAAGTGAACCAACTAACCTTCAGATTCCTCagtcaaaataaaaagacttaaaATTTAAATGTGCAGAATTATTatctgactgttcactgccaTAGGAAGCAggatggaaagggagaagaaaaatgggcaACTCAGGACATTCCAAgaggatgaaatttaaaaattatctttgcgtgaaattagaaagaaaaatttaaaaaagaagagaactgaAAGTCTAGGGAGTGcagtccctcattttatagatgaggatactgaatCTCAGAGATCCTTACCCAGGATCCCACTGCTCAAAAATGTCTGAAAAGAAATAACAAGTCAGGTTTTCCTTCACCCAAGTCTCACACTTCTTTACTGACACATCCAGAAACCCCTTGGGATGCATCACAAACCCCTCACTCCTCACTCACCTGGACAGGAGTTCCTCAGAACTTCTTTCTCCAAGTGGGGGATCAAATCTTCTTTGGAAAATGGAAATCCTAGGCAGGGGGATAAATTAAGCATGAGGATGGAGAAAAGTTTGTAGTTAATCCTCATTAGGGAAGGGTGATGCAAAGCATGGCCACATTTCCTGCAAGTAATTTTGAATCAGAAACTTCCGAATCTGCTTTCCTCCTTTATAGAAGGATGCTCCCATTCCACAGATTGCATAGCCTAGCAATTAGAGGTATTTCTAGGGTACAGGAAAGTACTAGGCTGCATTCAGGAACACCTGACCTCAGACTCTCACCGACCCATGAattagtcacttaatctctttgcctcaatttcctcttatgtaaaatgagaaaataaaagagaaacccAAGTCAAAAGGTAGTGATAAAGACTGAGTGAGATAATATGGATGAAGAAAGTTGTTAGTACAGTTTATGGCTTCCAACAGATGTCTATAAatactcccttccctttctttccatgcATCTCTGCTAGACATATGTGTGGAGGTGTGTATGAAGGAAGAACAAGGGCAGCCTTGAGATGCTAGAACTCCATGATTAACACCAAGAGCAGTGAGTTACACATTTATCCCTGGTAACAAAAAGAACATTGTAATGACCCAACATTTCCCACAGAGGAAGGGAAGCCTTGGGAGCAAAAGGGTAACCCCCCTCACTGACCATCTTCAAGGAGAAGCTGCAGGATCAAAATATGGAGACTTTGCAGACTTGTGTCTAGCTCACTAAACATAGCACAAAGGTCTCGCCTAGGAAAAGTAGGCAACAGGAGAACCTGGTCTCTTGCATGCAGGAGGCCATCACTTTGGCCTTTCTAAGATGTGATCAATGCCCAAACCTACCCCTGTGGCAAGAGTTGAGGAAACTCTTTTAATGACAGATTCCCAGTTGCCTGGGGAATGGTCCTTACCCAGGAAGAGCAAGTTCTGAGCATTCTCCAATGTCACATCCTTGTGCAGCTGCTTCTGGGCATCGTTCAACAGGTCCCACTCCTCCGGGGtgaagtccacagccacatccttgaatgtcaccaCCTCCTCAAACATCAACATGCAGAGGACTCAGAGCTGAGATAGGCTTCAGAATTGCCCAAAGGTAGCAAGCACCCTTTATAAGGATCAGCCCAACAtgaccagaatggacaatgatcaacgatggaagggatgtgggaaatctaggaaactactacattgttggtggagctctgaactaatccaacctttctggagagcaatttggaattatgcccaaatggcaacaaaatatgcgcatataccctttgatctagcaatagaACTACTGgccctataccctgaagagatgatgaaatatgGTAAACCCAGCACAGGTACAATAatcttcatagcagccctgtttggggtggcaatgaattggaaattaa
This region includes:
- the LOC141510278 gene encoding uncharacterized protein LOC141510278, with translation MISWCDFTAYGEERTHLRNHELLHSIEEDGEYAQHGKTCQRSYSFTEHQKMHTGAKSYECNKCGKTFIRNSNLAVHQRIHTGEKPYQCNQCGKAFIRSSSLTLHHRMHTGEKPYQCNLCEKTFRRSDNLRTHQRIHTGEKLYECNHCEKSFIRSSSLDMHQTIHTGEKPYQCNQCGKPFRKNSCLAEHQRIHTGEKPYQCNQCGKAFRINSYLAKHQRIHTGEKPYQCNQCGKGFTWRCHLVEHQRIHRGEKPYECEHCGKSFTRCSNLTLHLRIHTGEKPYQCNLCGKTFSQSPNLAAHQKTHSERKSYQCIQCGMTFTQSSSLAVHKRIHTGEKLYECNQCGKILTHSSSLTVHQRIHRGEKPYQCNQCGKAFTHSSGLTVHQRVHTGEKPYECQYCGRSFTRRSHLTLHLRTHTEKKPYQCN
- the LOC141510139 gene encoding zinc finger protein 74-like; translated protein: MAPGGRSPPPQVVTFKDVAVDFTPEEWDLLNDAQKQLHKDVTLENAQNLLFLGFPFSKEDLIPHLEKEVLRNSCPGKSYICCLLIA